The following are encoded in a window of Bos indicus isolate NIAB-ARS_2022 breed Sahiwal x Tharparkar chromosome 7, NIAB-ARS_B.indTharparkar_mat_pri_1.0, whole genome shotgun sequence genomic DNA:
- the PRAM1 gene encoding PML-RARA-regulated adapter molecule 1: MGSHQDFRSLQAKFQASQPETGDLPKKPPKPEFQKLLKKFPQPELGEHPKKPPQPEFTDLPKKPPKLEFSELSKKFLQPEATPLPRKPEVPEAPSQKPPQQPELSNTPRPPMEPKFSTPHKKPPQPEFCGLPRKPPQPQVSGLPKKPLPQPESSEIPPVPLLKPEFSEPHPHSSEPNFSTLPKKLPQPEFCELPRKPLQPQVGGLPKKPLLQPESSEVPPVPLLKPEFGEPHPHSSEPNFSTLPKKAPQPEFCELPRKPPQPQVSGLPKKPLLQPESSEVPPVPLSKPESGEPHPHSSQPDFSTFPRKIARPQLNDLPKKPLPPEFGDLTRTSSEPEVSVVPKKPRQCEFKVLSKKPPQPEPTSLSRTSSEPEFSVFPSKFLQPECRGPPRKLSQPEPGSLPRNLPRKPLLPGSFSESSLPSAVAGSNPRVPLSPGFGARQQRSGALARSAGSRLGLRPGHLPRRRPLPPASSLGPPPAKPPLPPGPRDIQSFRRAAAADTALPRTSSSAGLYLIPQDPDEVYDDVEPTDHSGPGPRSRDEALSAQQYPWRPPQNPELRKEKVPLQPPQVPPTDLKSLKQLRKAEKAEREFRKKFKFEGEIVVQTRMMIDPNAKTRRGGGKHLGIRRGEILEVIEFTSKEEMLCRDTKGKYGYVPRTALLPLETEVYDDVAAWDPLDSQPLP, encoded by the exons ATG GGGAGTCATCAGGACTTCCGGAGCCTTCAAGCAAAGTTCCAGGCCTCTCAGCCGGAGACTGGTGACCTCCCCAAAAAGCCCCCGAAGCCTGAGTTCCAGAAACTCCTCAAAAAGTTCCCACAGCCAGAGCTAGGCGAGCACCCCAAGAAGCCCCCACAGCCTGAGTTCACTGACCTGCCCAAAAAGCCTCCCAAACTTGAGTTCAGTGAACTCTCCAAGAAGTTCCTGCAGCCCGAGGCCACGCCGCTCCCCAGAAAGCCCGAGGTCCCTGAGGCCCCCTCTCAGAAGCCCCCGCAGCAGCCTGAGCTCAGCAACACCCCCAGGCCCCCCATGGAGCCCAAGTTCAGTACTCCTCATAAGAAGCCCCCGCAGCCTGAGTTCTGTGGGCTCCCCAGAAAGCCCCCACAGCCTCAAGTCAGTGGCCTCCCTAAGAAGCCCCTGCCGCAGCCCGAGTCCAGTGAGATCCCTCCAGTGCCCCTCTTAAAGCCCGAATTCAGTGAGCCCCATCCCCACTCCTCAGAGCCTAACTTCAGTACTCTTCCCAAGAAGCTCCCACagcctgagttctgtgagctccCCAGAAAGCCCCTGCAGCCTCAGGTTGGTGGCCTCCCTAAGAAGCCCCTGCTGCAGCCCGAGTCCAGTGAGGTCCCTCCAGTGCCCCTCTTAAAGCCTGAATTCGGtgagccccacccccactcctcagAACCTAACTTCAGTACTCTTCCCAAGAAGGCCCCGCagcctgagttctgtgagctccCCAGAAAGCCCCCACAGCCTCAGGTCAGTGGCCTCCCTAAGAAGCCCCTGCTGCAGCCCGAGTCCAGTGAGGTCCCTCCAGTGCCCCTTTCAAAGCCCGAATCTGGtgagccccacccccactcctcacAGCCCGACTTCAGTACATTTCCCAGAAAGATCGCCCGGCCTCAGCTGAATGACCTCCCCAAGAAGCCCCTGCCACCTGAGTTTGGTGACCTCACCAGGACATCCTCGGAGCCGGAGGTCAGTGTGGTTCCCAAGAAGCCACGCCAGTGTGAGTTCAAGGTGCTCTCCAAGAAGCCCCCGCAGCCCGAGCCCACCAGCCTCTCGAGGACATCCTCGGAGCCCGAGTTCAGCGTGTTCCCCTCAAAGTTTCTGCAGCCCGAGTGTCGGGGGCCCCCCCGCAAGCTCTCCCAGCCGGAGCCCGGTTCTCTTCCCAGGAACCTCCCAAGAAAGCCCCTGCTCCCTGGCTCCTTTTCAGAGAGCTCGCTGCCCTCTGCCGTAGCGGGCTCCAACCCCCGGGTCCCGCTCAGCCCAGGGTTTGGGGCACGGCAGCAGAGATCAGGAGCCCTCGCTCGGAGTGCTGGCTCCAGGCTGGGTCTCAGACCTGGTCACCTGCCCCGGCGGAGGCCTCTACCCCCGGCCAGCAGCCTGGGCCCTCCCCCAGCCAAGCCCCCACTGCCCCCAGGCCCCAGGGACATCCAGAGCTTCCGGAGAGCtgcagcagcagacacag CTCTGCCCAGGACCTCCTCTTCTGCTGGCCTCTACTTAATCCCACA GGACCCAGACGAGGTGTACGATGATGTCGAGCCCACAGACCACTCTGGACCCGGCCCCAGGAGCAGAG ATGAAGCGTTGTCGGCTCAGCAGTACCCGTGGAGGCCACCTCAAAACCCAGAGCTCAG GAAGGAGAAGGTGCCCCTCCAGCCACCGCAGGTGCCGCCCACGGACCTGAAGTCCCTGAAGCAGCTCCGGAAGGCAGAGAAAGCTGAGCGGGAGTTTCGGAAGAAGTTCAAG TTTGAGGGAGAGATTGTGGTTCAGACGAGGATGATGATCGACCCCAATGCCAAGACTCGCCGTGGGGGTGGCAAGCACCTAGGGATCCGGCGTGGGGAGATCCTGGAGGTGATTGAGTTCACCAGCAAGGAGGAGATGCTGTGCCGGGACACCAAGGGCAAGT ATGGCTATGTGCCTAGAACAGCTCTACTGCCCTT GGAAACGGAGGTGTACGATGACGTCGCTGCCTGGG ATCCTTTGGACAGCCAACCATTGCCCTAG